One window from the genome of Neospora caninum Liverpool complete genome, chromosome VI encodes:
- a CDS encoding putative adenosine transporter — MSTTEDRVAAASQQVSNAGSVAAKGPQALSRGDFLLASSFFLLVGVNSLIAWNITLNLNPYFSTHYFSGEEWGNTLLAMFQLACVFCQLYLLKFGTGGPNKLYFYYAAAVNVVTFVVFTPLVVYLPQTAAIACMHICCFFLGIGCGVLQGGGFPYAASLPYNFCGFISTGQGLAAILSFVWNTFFAFVCFDLDTPEGVEKMAWASYCFAACLSVLYFAMFLVILKKPWAQSPFERQVLEDVGAKGDKAMQAVDGKKGDREAQYEHQDDGTFAGTAHTSTVDVESGERVDGTEKRPARVFLLCAAPHFLNIGVTFFITLNNFPRIGPVGWNYNQQIANHFIILFGAYALGEFVGRFFPDLSQLCPKYFSWTMIPPKLVVPLALLRAVFYVPFFLGYKLHDTQVVNDFWFYFIIMLLFAFTHGWFCTLGFVYSMTSVRESERGVTAPLSVLSLSAGILAGLYLALAY; from the exons ATGAGTACCACTGAAGATCGAGTTGCTGCTGCATCGCAGCAAGTGAGCAATGCAGGCTCCGTCGCCGCGAAAGGGCCCCAGGCCTTGTCTCGCGGCGActtcctgctcgcctcgtcctttttcttgcttGTGGGTGTTAACTCTCTGATTGCATGGAATATCACGTTAAACTTGAACCCGTACTTCAGTACCCACTACTTCTCCGGCGAGGAGTGGGGAAACACACTCCTGGCGATGTTCCAGCTCGCCTGTGTGTTTTGCCAGCTTTACCTGTTGAAGTTTGGAACTGGTGGCCCGAACAAGTTGTACTTCTACTACGCTGCTGCCGTTAATGTCGTCaccttcgtcgtcttcacCCCGCTTGTCGTCTACCTGCCGCAAACAGCTGCAAttgcctgcatgcatatttgctgcttcttcctcggtaTCGGATGCGGCGTTCTCCAGGGTGGAGGCTTCCCGTatgccgcctctctgccctACAACTTCTGTGGGTTCATCTCCACAG GTCAGGGTCTGGCGGCGATCCTCTCGTTCGTTTGGAACACAttcttcgcgttcgtctgCTTCGATCTGGACACCCCGGAAGGCGTGGAGAAGATGGCCTGGGCCTCGTACTGCTTCGCGGcgtgcctctctgttctctaCTTCGCTATGTTCCTGGTGATCCTGAAGAAGCCGTGGGCTCAGTCCCCATTCGAGCGCCAGGTTCTCGAGGATGTCGGCGCCAAGGGCGACAAGGCGATGCAGGCCGTGGACGGCAAGAAGGGAGACCGCGAGGCGCAATACGAGCACCAAGATGACGGCACCTTTGCAGGCACCGCCCACACGTCGACGGTGGACgtggagagcggcgagagagttGACGGCACGGAGAAGCGACCTGCGCGGGTCTTCCTGCTGTGCGCCGCGCCGCACTTCCTGAACATTGGTGTTACCTTCTTCATCACACTCAACAACTTCCCCAGAATCGGGCCGGTCGGATGGAACTACAACCAGCAAATCGCCAACCACTTCATCATCCTCTTTGGTGCCTACGCCCTGGGTGAATTCGTGGGCCGATTCTTCCCGGATTTGTCCCAACTCTGCCCGAAGTACTTCTCCTGGACCATGATCCCGCCGAAGCTGGTCGTGCCGTTGGCCTTGCTGAGAGCTGTGTTCTAcgtccccttcttcctgggCTACAAGCTGCACGACACCCAAGTCGTCAACGACTTCTGGTTCTACTTCATCATCATgcttctctttgccttcACCCACGGCTGGTTCTGCACACTCGGGTTCGTCTACTCGATGACGTCTGtccgcgagagcgagcgcggTGTTACAGCCCCCCTCAGCGTCTTGTCCCTGAGCGCTGGTATTCTCGCTGGTCTGTACCTCGCGCTTGCTTACTAA
- a CDS encoding putative 16S pseudouridylate synthase, with protein sequence MDTRLTVLLNKPMHYLSCQVDRQMGGGRGKPLCRQLLVPERRWEAPSQGERRREVKRNLSPAKCNKLVCAGRLDVDSTGLTVFTQDGRLASQIVGPGKRVSKEYYVEVDLPVSVGALTLLRHGLSLDGLELLPAKVRLLPPLRDAFFASLPPSGVSTSAPSSPTSLASYAFAEEKRVGSAEDTGAEGKDESEIWVGRTTRLSIELLEGRHRQIRRMCELVGLRVLKIHRVRIGKISLGALPQGRWRLLLPHESFV encoded by the exons ATGGACACCCGCCTCACGGTGCTTCTGAACAAACCGATGCACTACCTCTCTTGCCAAGTCGATCGGCAG ATGGGAGGCGGTCGCGGCAAGCCTCTGTGTCGCCAGCTCCTCGTTCCCGAGCGTCGCTGGGAAGCACCCAgccaaggcgagagacggcgcgaggTCAAACGCAACTTGTCTCCTGCGAAGTGCAACAAGTTGGTCTGTGCGGGCAGACTCGATGTCGACAGCACAGGCTTAACTGTCTTTACACAG GACGGTCGCCTTGCGTCCCAGATAGTCGGCCCTGGAAAGAGAGTGAGCAAAGAATACTACGTCGAG GTCGATCTGCCAGTCTCGGTTGGCGCGTTGACCCTTCTTCGTCACGGGCTTTCTCTCGACGGTCTCGAACTTCTCCCCGCCAAAGTTCGacttctcccgcctcttcgtgacgccttcttcgcgtctctgccgccctcCGGAGTTTCGACTTCCGCCCCTAGTAGCCCGACATCCCTGGCCTCTTACGCGTTTGCCGAGGAGAAGCGTGTGGGGAGCGCAGAAGACACGGGGGCcgaggggaaagacgagagtgAAATATGGGTCGGAAGAACGACGCGTTTGTCCATCGAACTCCTcgaaggaagacacagacaaatCCGGCGCATGTGCGAACTCGTCGGCCTTCGCGTCTTGAAAATACACAGAGTCAGAATTGGAAAGATCTCCCTTGGCGCCCTGCCTCAAGGACGATGGCGGTTGCTTCTCCCCCACGAATCCTTCGTGTAA